The proteins below are encoded in one region of Ornithinimicrobium avium:
- a CDS encoding acyl-CoA thioesterase, with amino-acid sequence MTRVVDWCDTDAAGHYHHSSVIRWVEAAENELHTAMGLPELYGAVPRVRYEVDYLDRLWFRDEVLTSLWVENVGTSSLVYAFEVEGPRGPAARGRMVCVNVGSRSGQEPGEGGPPPATPWPDRVRELLAGAA; translated from the coding sequence GTGACCCGCGTCGTCGACTGGTGCGACACCGACGCCGCCGGCCACTACCACCACTCCTCGGTCATCCGGTGGGTCGAGGCCGCCGAGAACGAGCTGCACACCGCGATGGGGCTCCCGGAGCTCTACGGCGCCGTCCCCCGGGTGCGGTATGAGGTGGACTACCTCGACCGGCTCTGGTTCCGTGACGAGGTCCTCACCTCGCTGTGGGTGGAGAACGTCGGCACGTCCTCGCTGGTCTACGCCTTCGAGGTGGAGGGCCCGCGCGGGCCTGCCGCGCGCGGGCGGATGGTGTGCGTCAACGTCGGCAGCCGGTCGGGGCAGGAGCCTGGCGAGGGGGGCCCGCCGCCGGCGACGCCGTGGCCGGACCGGGTGCGCGAGCTGCTGGCCGGCGCCGCCTGA
- a CDS encoding AMP-binding protein has translation MPDTELTPSAHVDTFCRDNLPPRELWPDLVFDVPEVHYPERLNVATALLDDVIDGMPGGADRPCVLAPDGTRWTYGELREHASQVAHVLVEDLGLVPGNRVLLRGPNNPWLVAVWFAVLKAGGVVVPTMPMLRPGELASIAEIGRFDIALCDHRFTEDLLRAQVPGLRTLTYGGTAEELDGASELPDITALARDKPTTFDDVDTAADDVSMLAFTSGTTGRPKATMHFHRDILANADTFSRYVLKPEPDDVFVGTPPIAFTFGLGGLVVFPLRVGASTLLVEKATPEQLADLIAEHGATVCFTAPTAYKAMIARGKAEALRGLRRAVSAGEHLPRSTWQDIYDRTGVRLIDGIGSTEMLHIFIGCADDDIRPGSTGRPVPGYQAKIVDKAGRDAPDGVPGRLAVKGPTGCRYLADERQTVYVQDGWNLTGDTFIRDEDGYYWYQARSDDMIVSSGYNISGTEVEEALISHPEVMECAVVAAPDPERGNVVKAYVVPRGGRPQLGGEEGEQALRTALQDHVKGAIAPYKYPRQIEFLDALPRTSTGKVQRFVLRQDAAAEVS, from the coding sequence ATGCCGGACACCGAGCTCACGCCGAGCGCGCACGTCGACACCTTCTGCCGCGACAACCTGCCTCCGCGCGAGCTGTGGCCAGACCTCGTCTTCGACGTGCCGGAGGTCCACTACCCCGAGCGGCTCAACGTCGCCACGGCCCTCCTCGACGACGTCATCGACGGCATGCCGGGCGGTGCGGACCGCCCGTGCGTGCTCGCCCCGGACGGCACCCGGTGGACCTACGGCGAGCTGCGCGAGCACGCCAGCCAGGTCGCGCACGTGCTCGTCGAGGACCTCGGCCTGGTCCCCGGCAACCGCGTCCTGCTCCGCGGCCCCAACAACCCGTGGCTGGTCGCCGTCTGGTTCGCGGTGCTGAAGGCCGGCGGCGTGGTCGTGCCCACGATGCCGATGCTGCGTCCGGGCGAGCTGGCCTCCATCGCCGAGATCGGCAGGTTCGACATCGCGCTGTGCGACCACCGTTTCACCGAGGACCTCCTGCGCGCCCAGGTCCCGGGGCTGCGGACGCTCACCTACGGGGGCACGGCCGAAGAGCTCGACGGCGCGAGCGAACTGCCCGACATCACGGCCCTCGCCCGGGACAAGCCGACCACCTTCGACGACGTCGACACCGCCGCGGACGACGTCTCGATGCTCGCCTTCACCTCCGGCACCACCGGCCGACCCAAGGCGACGATGCACTTCCACCGGGACATCCTGGCCAACGCCGACACCTTCTCCCGCTACGTGCTCAAGCCCGAGCCCGACGACGTCTTCGTCGGCACCCCGCCGATCGCGTTCACCTTCGGCCTGGGTGGCCTCGTCGTCTTCCCGCTGCGCGTGGGCGCCAGCACGCTGCTGGTCGAGAAGGCCACCCCCGAGCAGCTCGCCGACCTCATCGCTGAGCACGGTGCCACGGTCTGCTTCACGGCCCCCACGGCATACAAGGCGATGATCGCCAGGGGCAAGGCCGAGGCCCTGCGCGGCCTGCGGCGCGCGGTCTCGGCCGGCGAGCACCTGCCCAGGTCGACGTGGCAGGACATCTACGACCGGACCGGCGTGCGCCTCATCGACGGCATCGGTTCCACCGAGATGCTGCACATCTTCATCGGCTGCGCCGACGACGACATCCGCCCCGGTTCCACCGGCCGCCCCGTCCCCGGCTACCAGGCCAAGATCGTGGACAAGGCCGGCAGGGACGCCCCCGACGGTGTCCCCGGCCGGCTGGCGGTCAAGGGCCCGACCGGCTGCCGCTACCTCGCCGACGAGCGCCAGACCGTCTACGTCCAGGACGGGTGGAACCTCACCGGCGACACCTTCATCCGCGACGAGGACGGCTACTACTGGTACCAGGCGCGCTCCGACGACATGATCGTCAGCTCCGGCTACAACATCTCCGGCACCGAGGTCGAGGAGGCGCTCATCTCCCACCCCGAGGTGATGGAGTGCGCGGTCGTCGCCGCCCCCGACCCCGAGCGCGGCAACGTGGTCAAGGCCTACGTCGTGCCTCGCGGTGGACGTCCCCAGCTGGGCGGTGAGGAGGGCGAGCAGGCGCTGCGCACGGCGCTGCAGGACCACGTCAAGGGGGCGATCGCGCCCTACAAGTACCCCCGTCAGATCGAGTTCCTCGACGCCCTGCCGCGCACCTCGACCGGCAAGGTGCAGCGCTTCGTGCTGCGCCAGGACGCCGCCGCGGAGGTCTCGTGA
- a CDS encoding PaaX family transcriptional regulator, translating into MTTVKSTTSRSGSGARGGSAADSGLRALIVTIYGLYAREVGGWLSVSSLIRLMAELGVDEQAVRSSISRLKRRGILESERIDGRAGYALSAHAREILAAGDRRIFRRRRGTLDEGWVLAVFSVPESERRRRHTLRSRLSWLGFGSVGPGVWIAPAHLSAEARDVLLREELAEYVDLFEGRYLGFATAPEQVARWWDLESLDALYAQFCSDHEPVLARWRASRGKDETGMAFADYVRVLTAWRRLPYLDPGLAPELLPRDWSGSRAADLFFALRRRLEEPSHRFVEGVRQ; encoded by the coding sequence GTGACGACAGTCAAGAGCACGACATCACGGAGCGGGTCGGGTGCCCGCGGCGGGTCGGCCGCGGACTCCGGGCTGCGGGCGCTGATCGTGACGATCTACGGGCTCTACGCGCGCGAGGTCGGCGGCTGGCTGAGCGTCAGTTCACTGATCCGGCTGATGGCCGAGCTCGGCGTCGACGAGCAGGCGGTGCGCTCCTCGATCTCCCGGCTCAAGCGGCGCGGGATCCTGGAGTCCGAGCGGATCGACGGCCGGGCGGGCTACGCCCTGTCCGCGCACGCCCGCGAGATCCTGGCGGCCGGCGACCGGCGCATCTTCCGCCGTCGGCGCGGCACGCTCGACGAGGGATGGGTGCTGGCGGTCTTCAGCGTGCCGGAGTCCGAGCGCCGCCGGCGGCACACGCTGCGCTCCCGGTTGTCGTGGCTGGGCTTCGGGTCTGTCGGCCCCGGCGTATGGATCGCACCGGCGCACCTGTCCGCGGAGGCGCGCGACGTGCTCCTGCGCGAGGAGCTGGCGGAGTACGTCGACCTCTTCGAGGGCCGCTACCTCGGCTTCGCCACCGCGCCCGAGCAGGTCGCGCGGTGGTGGGACCTGGAGAGTCTCGACGCGCTCTACGCGCAGTTCTGCTCCGACCACGAGCCCGTGCTCGCGCGGTGGCGTGCCAGCCGTGGCAAGGACGAGACGGGTATGGCGTTCGCCGACTACGTGCGCGTCCTCACCGCGTGGCGGCGCCTGCCCTACCTCGACCCCGGCCTGGCCCCCGAGCTGCTCCCCCGCGACTGGTCCGGCAGCAGGGCCGCCGACCTGTTCTTCGCGCTCCGGCGCAGGCTCGAGGAGCCATCGCACCGGTTCGTGGAGGGCGTGCGGCAGTAG
- a CDS encoding YihY/virulence factor BrkB family protein — MSSLTQDPRGHRERAAAARDRVREAHRSGRLQDWWYDLLDVGRQPRLVRAGLRYVVAWGNLGSGGVTFTALLSLTAALTIIVNTARAFLGGRPELVAGVIDIVNSVVPGIIDDGSNDGLIAAGHLLRDGTWGWTTAVSTVIIVWTAITMMTGLRRTVRQMFGLGGAPLRFVRGKIVDLWGFFLLALTFFASSAAVSAMTLLGEHLMVWLGLRSSVAGWLLAAGALLLIAVLDGMLVWLVVRVISKVRAPWADMRQGMVLGAVGFGLLRAGGASVVGAVSAGPLFSTFAAVATLMLTLNLALRWLLFVAAWIANPPAAHVPVHPDTVHAKEQPNYVTLSAPHTLAWPHHQVTGSLIPQDHPRFDRQRD; from the coding sequence ATGTCATCGCTCACCCAGGATCCGCGCGGGCACCGCGAGCGGGCCGCGGCGGCGCGCGACCGGGTCCGCGAGGCGCACCGATCGGGTCGCCTGCAGGACTGGTGGTACGACCTGCTCGACGTGGGGCGTCAGCCGCGCCTCGTCCGCGCCGGGCTGCGCTACGTCGTGGCCTGGGGCAACCTCGGGTCCGGCGGGGTGACGTTCACGGCGCTGCTATCGCTGACGGCGGCGCTGACCATCATCGTCAACACCGCCCGTGCTTTCCTGGGCGGCCGGCCGGAACTGGTCGCCGGCGTCATCGACATCGTCAACTCCGTGGTGCCGGGCATCATCGATGACGGGAGCAACGACGGCCTGATCGCGGCCGGGCACCTGCTGCGGGACGGCACCTGGGGCTGGACGACCGCAGTCTCGACAGTGATCATCGTGTGGACCGCCATCACGATGATGACGGGACTGCGTCGCACGGTGCGGCAGATGTTCGGCCTCGGCGGGGCCCCGCTGCGCTTCGTCCGAGGCAAGATCGTCGACCTGTGGGGCTTCTTCCTCCTCGCCCTCACCTTCTTCGCATCCTCGGCCGCTGTCTCCGCGATGACTCTGCTCGGCGAGCACCTCATGGTCTGGCTGGGGCTGCGCAGCTCGGTCGCCGGCTGGCTGCTCGCTGCTGGCGCCCTGCTCCTCATCGCGGTCCTGGATGGGATGCTGGTGTGGCTGGTCGTGCGCGTCATCAGCAAGGTCCGGGCCCCCTGGGCGGACATGCGCCAGGGTATGGTGCTCGGCGCGGTCGGCTTCGGCCTGCTCCGGGCGGGCGGCGCCTCTGTCGTGGGCGCCGTCTCGGCCGGCCCGCTCTTCTCCACCTTCGCCGCCGTGGCGACCCTCATGCTGACGCTGAACCTCGCCCTGCGCTGGCTGCTCTTCGTCGCCGCCTGGATCGCCAACCCGCCCGCCGCGCACGTACCCGTCCATCCCGACACGGTGCACGCGAAGGAGCAGCCGAACTACGTGACCCTCAGCGCACCGCATACCCTCGCCTGGCCCCACCACCAGGTCACCGGTTCGCTCATCCCTCAGGACCACCCCCGCTTCGACCGGCAGCGCGACTAG
- a CDS encoding site-specific integrase, whose amino-acid sequence MTTTQPSTALVPLGVSDPADAALRQAVAAHLARYTGQTRTHTESDLRAFLAWCAARHVDPLTAHRVHVELYVQENRRYKPSTIYRRLSVVAGFYRTAVIDGVLTASPADHVRRPHVPPESPTLGLSHLQFEAMLQAGRTSVNINRVCAGSPRRNPPRLRRPRSGSAHR is encoded by the coding sequence ATGACCACGACCCAGCCCTCCACTGCCCTCGTCCCCCTGGGTGTCAGCGACCCCGCAGATGCCGCGCTGCGCCAGGCCGTCGCCGCCCACCTGGCCCGCTACACCGGCCAGACGCGCACCCACACCGAGTCAGACCTGCGCGCCTTCCTGGCCTGGTGCGCCGCACGTCACGTCGACCCGCTGACCGCCCACCGGGTGCACGTCGAGCTGTACGTGCAGGAGAACCGCCGGTACAAGCCGTCCACGATCTACCGGCGGCTGTCCGTCGTGGCCGGGTTCTACCGCACAGCCGTCATCGACGGTGTCCTGACCGCCTCCCCGGCCGACCACGTCCGCCGCCCGCACGTGCCACCCGAATCACCCACCTTGGGCCTGTCCCACCTGCAGTTCGAAGCGATGCTGCAGGCCGGCCGCACCAGCGTCAACATCAACCGCGTTTGCGCAGGGTCTCCACGTCGTAACCCGCCTCGGCTTCGTCGGCCCAGGTCTGGATCTGCTCATCGGTGA
- a CDS encoding BrnT family toxin: MEVTSSARKHGVEDADVQHAWRNAMRLVEYEHLGEDRLLVIGPDRHGRLLELVAVPAQAPVRIIHADRLRPRFYDYLR; encoded by the coding sequence GTGGAGGTCACGTCGTCGGCTCGCAAGCACGGGGTCGAGGACGCGGACGTCCAGCACGCCTGGAGGAACGCCATGCGCCTGGTCGAGTACGAGCACCTGGGTGAGGATCGCCTCCTGGTGATCGGCCCTGACCGTCACGGCCGGCTGCTGGAACTGGTCGCCGTGCCTGCTCAAGCACCGGTACGCATCATCCACGCCGACCGGCTACGACCGAGGTTCTACGACTACCTGAGATGA
- a CDS encoding ribbon-helix-helix domain-containing protein — MTTQIAIRLPDEMVRFLDRSVASGKAPSRAALVAAALEREMRLQAAQQDAQTLKKKGTADDLDELVTWSVAHATLDD, encoded by the coding sequence ATGACGACACAGATCGCGATACGGCTCCCTGATGAGATGGTTCGCTTTCTGGACCGGAGCGTGGCCAGTGGCAAGGCTCCCAGTCGAGCCGCGCTGGTGGCCGCAGCCCTAGAGCGCGAGATGCGCCTGCAAGCCGCGCAGCAGGACGCCCAGACCCTGAAGAAGAAGGGCACGGCCGATGACCTCGACGAGCTCGTCACCTGGTCCGTAGCCCACGCGACACTGGACGACTGA
- a CDS encoding type II toxin-antitoxin system PemK/MazF family toxin, with protein sequence MREICLARLDKTRPVLVLTRDTARAVMTKVTVAPITSTIKRLSSEVPVGRANGLDHNGAVSIDNVLTIPTDLLGRTLGFLTPEQERHLARAIVLAYDLEVPLLDEP encoded by the coding sequence TTGCGCGAGATCTGCCTGGCGCGGCTGGATAAGACCCGCCCAGTCCTGGTGCTCACCCGCGACACTGCCCGAGCCGTGATGACCAAGGTGACCGTGGCTCCCATCACGTCGACCATCAAGAGGTTGTCCAGCGAAGTGCCGGTAGGACGTGCCAACGGGCTGGACCACAACGGTGCTGTCTCGATCGACAACGTCCTTACCATCCCCACCGACCTCCTGGGCCGGACGCTGGGCTTCCTCACGCCCGAGCAGGAGCGCCACCTTGCACGAGCCATCGTGCTGGCGTACGACCTCGAGGTGCCGTTGCTGGATGAGCCGTGA
- a CDS encoding DUF6308 family protein: MTYYEGISLTSSLTEAGEADAVAVLTAYFSPLSGKDTGFTGGVWDTFDPSGTRAASGNTFTSDDLLACSFLSAPIHPRSAIELVDSQRRRFEVLLEQVGPDLDFVTLASTDVEPFTSVRTLYRALIALPFVGETRATKLLARKRPRLVPIVDSVIKQAVFGGANSQWRPLHAALTAQESLLWNRLLHLRQASGLSECVTPLRIFDVLAWMDGSGNTRRVLEGQSILREAPSQED; encoded by the coding sequence GTGACCTACTACGAGGGAATCTCTCTGACTTCGAGCTTGACGGAGGCTGGTGAAGCGGACGCCGTGGCAGTGCTGACCGCCTACTTCTCGCCCCTTTCCGGGAAGGACACGGGCTTCACCGGAGGTGTGTGGGACACGTTCGATCCGAGTGGGACGCGAGCAGCCAGTGGTAACACGTTCACCTCTGATGACTTGCTGGCCTGCTCCTTCCTCTCTGCCCCGATCCATCCACGCTCGGCAATCGAACTTGTCGACTCACAGCGTCGGCGATTTGAGGTGTTGCTCGAGCAGGTGGGGCCCGACCTCGACTTCGTTACATTGGCGTCCACAGATGTCGAACCGTTCACGTCCGTGCGGACGCTCTACCGCGCGCTGATCGCGCTTCCCTTCGTCGGGGAAACGCGCGCGACGAAGCTACTCGCTCGGAAGAGACCACGGCTGGTTCCAATCGTGGATTCGGTCATCAAGCAAGCGGTCTTCGGTGGTGCCAACTCGCAATGGCGCCCCTTGCATGCGGCACTCACCGCCCAAGAAAGCCTCCTCTGGAATCGCCTGCTCCACCTACGGCAGGCCTCGGGTCTGTCGGAATGCGTCACGCCGCTGCGCATCTTCGACGTGCTGGCCTGGATGGACGGGAGTGGCAACACCAGACGGGTGCTCGAGGGTCAGTCGATTCTTCGTGAGGCTCCCTCACAGGAAGACTGA
- a CDS encoding IS630 family transposase: MANRPAPALGLRDGDREELARLTRSSSARAGLAQRARIVLLAADGVSNISIAAKVGVSRPTVIDWRNRYAAQGIAGLEDEPRSGRPRTIDHREIVAQTLRPPPKKYGVTHWSSRLLGRHLGISNGTVAKAWRDYGVAPWRVETFKFSTDPELVAKVTDVVGLYLAPPENAIVLCVDEKSQIQALDRTAPMLPMQPGLPERRTHDYKHNATTTLFAALEIATGKVTGACKARHRHQEFLAFLKQVARAYPDTGDGTELHLVMDNYAAHKRVEVRDWLAANPRIHVHFTPTSGSWLNLVEVWFGIIERQAIHRGTFRFVKDLNAKIRAFVDGWNDRCHPFVWTKTADEILKKANRQTTSNTSH, from the coding sequence ATGGCGAATCGACCTGCCCCGGCGCTGGGGTTGCGTGATGGTGACCGTGAGGAACTGGCCCGGTTGACCCGGTCCTCCTCTGCTCGGGCCGGTCTGGCGCAACGGGCACGGATCGTGCTGCTGGCCGCGGACGGAGTGTCGAACATCTCGATCGCGGCGAAGGTGGGGGTGTCGCGGCCGACGGTGATCGACTGGCGCAACCGGTACGCGGCCCAGGGGATCGCCGGGTTGGAGGACGAGCCTCGGTCGGGCCGGCCGCGGACTATCGACCACCGGGAGATCGTCGCGCAGACGCTGCGGCCGCCACCGAAGAAGTACGGGGTGACGCACTGGTCCTCCCGGTTGCTGGGCCGCCACCTGGGCATCAGCAACGGGACCGTGGCCAAGGCGTGGCGCGACTACGGGGTCGCGCCGTGGAGGGTGGAGACGTTCAAGTTCTCCACCGACCCCGAGCTGGTCGCCAAGGTCACCGACGTCGTCGGGCTGTACCTGGCGCCGCCGGAGAACGCGATCGTGCTGTGTGTGGACGAGAAGTCCCAGATCCAGGCCCTGGACCGGACCGCGCCGATGCTGCCGATGCAACCAGGACTGCCCGAGCGGCGCACCCACGACTACAAGCACAACGCCACCACGACGCTGTTCGCGGCGCTGGAGATCGCCACCGGCAAAGTCACCGGCGCCTGCAAGGCGCGACACCGCCACCAGGAGTTCCTCGCCTTCCTCAAGCAGGTCGCCCGCGCCTACCCCGACACCGGCGACGGGACCGAGCTGCACCTGGTCATGGACAACTACGCCGCCCACAAGCGCGTCGAGGTCCGCGACTGGCTGGCCGCCAACCCACGAATCCACGTCCACTTCACCCCGACCTCCGGCTCCTGGCTCAACCTCGTCGAGGTCTGGTTCGGCATCATCGAGCGCCAGGCGATCCACCGCGGCACCTTCAGATTCGTCAAGGACCTCAACGCCAAGATCCGCGCCTTCGTCGACGGCTGGAACGACCGCTGCCACCCCTTCGTCTGGACAAAGACCGCCGACGAGATCCTCAAGAAAGCCAACCGTCAGACCACTTCAAACACGAGCCACTAG
- a CDS encoding tyrosine-type recombinase/integrase, with amino-acid sequence MSTTSSSETILPFQPSSMSAAQLAAVSFLARYSGATHALYRAQLGRWFAWCGTNGLDPLVGIQRAHVELYIRDLGDAGLMDSSVNTMMHAVRGYFRFAHIDGTIPADPAVYARLPKVHRDESRTQGLDRLELIRFLQVAQTISVHHGALAYLLGINALRASEAAAVRIEDYTDVLRGHRVLHLVGKGNKPATMPLTVPVLRVLEACRGERTTGPLILRPLSGRPIDRRDVYRMVQRIARSARIPRHISPHSLRHAAITNALDAGVPLRDAQILARHADPRTTEHYDRARGNLDRHGVHFLTAYVAGV; translated from the coding sequence ATGTCCACCACGTCCAGCTCCGAGACGATCCTGCCGTTCCAGCCGTCCTCGATGAGTGCCGCGCAGCTCGCGGCGGTCTCGTTCCTGGCGCGGTATTCCGGGGCCACGCATGCCCTGTACCGGGCGCAACTGGGTCGCTGGTTCGCCTGGTGCGGGACCAACGGGTTGGACCCGTTGGTCGGGATACAGCGAGCCCACGTCGAGCTCTACATCCGTGACCTCGGGGACGCCGGCCTGATGGACTCCTCGGTGAACACGATGATGCACGCCGTCCGGGGCTACTTCCGGTTCGCCCACATCGACGGCACCATCCCCGCCGACCCGGCCGTGTACGCCCGGCTCCCGAAGGTCCACCGGGACGAGTCGCGCACCCAGGGCCTGGACCGGCTGGAGCTGATCCGTTTCCTGCAGGTCGCCCAGACGATCTCCGTCCACCACGGCGCGCTGGCCTACCTGCTCGGGATCAACGCGCTGCGTGCCTCCGAGGCCGCGGCGGTGCGGATCGAGGACTACACCGACGTGCTGCGAGGCCACCGGGTGCTGCACCTGGTTGGCAAGGGCAACAAGCCCGCCACCATGCCGCTGACCGTTCCCGTCCTGCGGGTCCTGGAGGCCTGCCGCGGTGAGCGCACCACCGGGCCGCTGATCCTGCGACCGCTCTCCGGGAGACCGATCGACCGTCGTGACGTCTACCGGATGGTGCAGCGCATCGCGAGGAGCGCGAGGATCCCCAGGCACATCAGCCCCCATTCGCTTCGGCACGCTGCAATCACCAACGCCCTGGACGCCGGCGTGCCCCTGCGCGACGCCCAGATCCTCGCCCGTCACGCTGACCCCAGAACCACCGAGCACTACGACCGAGCCCGCGGCAACCTCGACCGCCACGGCGTCCACTTCCTCACCGCCTACGTCGCCGGTGTATAG
- a CDS encoding type II toxin-antitoxin system Phd/YefM family antitoxin, translating into MREITVSDARARLADVVDAARIGHDPIYLTRRGRRVAAVIDANDLDGLIAAAEDLADIEAARAARAELDEGETAIPWDQVKADLGLA; encoded by the coding sequence ATGAGAGAGATCACTGTCAGCGACGCCCGAGCTCGACTGGCGGATGTCGTCGATGCCGCCCGCATCGGGCACGACCCGATCTACCTGACCCGTCGTGGCCGGCGGGTGGCTGCCGTGATCGATGCCAACGATCTGGACGGGTTGATCGCAGCCGCGGAGGACCTTGCCGACATCGAGGCCGCCCGGGCCGCCCGAGCCGAGCTGGACGAGGGCGAGACTGCCATCCCGTGGGATCAGGTCAAGGCCGACCTCGGCCTGGCATGA
- a CDS encoding type II toxin-antitoxin system RelE family toxin, with protein MTYRVEVAPAAVRQLRKLNPDARRRVQAAVELLADQPRPNAAKKLVGGNGEWRVRTGDYRIIYEIRDDVLLVLVVAVGHRRDIYQRR; from the coding sequence ATGACATATCGCGTCGAGGTCGCGCCTGCCGCGGTGCGCCAGCTGCGTAAGCTCAACCCAGATGCGCGGCGCCGCGTGCAGGCAGCGGTCGAGCTGCTCGCGGACCAACCCCGGCCCAATGCGGCGAAGAAACTCGTCGGTGGAAACGGTGAGTGGCGGGTTCGCACTGGCGACTACCGCATCATCTACGAGATCCGCGACGACGTCCTTCTCGTCCTGGTCGTGGCCGTCGGCCACAGACGCGACATCTACCAACGTCGCTGA